The following are encoded in a window of Mycobacterium decipiens genomic DNA:
- a CDS encoding phosphatase PAP2 family protein, which produces MLEPPAPRGEVAAMVAVQSALADRPGALATARGLSHFGEHSIGWLGVALLGAVALPRHRREWLVAGAGTFVAHAVAVLIKRLVRRQRPDHPAVAVNVGTPSQLSFPSAHATSTTAATVLMGRATGLPLPVVLVPPMALSRILLGVHYPSDVAVGVALGAAVAAIADRVGGGPGRRAGQQR; this is translated from the coding sequence ATGCTTGAACCACCGGCGCCACGCGGCGAAGTCGCCGCAATGGTGGCCGTGCAGTCGGCGCTGGCTGACCGTCCGGGGGCGCTGGCCACTGCGCGCGGACTATCCCATTTCGGCGAGCACAGCATTGGCTGGCTGGGCGTGGCGCTGCTGGGCGCGGTTGCATTGCCGCGGCACCGCCGGGAGTGGCTGGTCGCCGGTGCCGGGACATTCGTCGCCCATGCTGTCGCGGTGCTGATCAAACGGCTGGTGCGGCGTCAGCGACCGGACCATCCCGCCGTCGCGGTGAACGTCGGCACGCCCAGCCAACTGAGCTTCCCGTCGGCACACGCCACCTCGACCACCGCCGCGACCGTCCTGATGGGCAGAGCCACGGGGCTGCCGTTACCCGTTGTCCTGGTTCCTCCCATGGCGCTGTCGCGAATCCTGTTGGGGGTCCACTACCCCAGCGACGTGGCTGTCGGCGTTGCCTTGGGTGCCGCCGTCGCGGCCATCGCGGACAGAGTCGGCGGAGGGCCCGGACGCAGGGCGGGCCAACAGAGATGA
- the ag85A gene encoding diacylglycerol acyltransferase/mycolyltransferase Ag85A, translating to MKLVDRVRGAVTGMPRRLVVGVVGAALLSGLIGAVGGAATAGAFSRPGLPVEYLQVPSPAMGRNIKVQFQSGGADSPALYLLDGLRAQDDFSGWDINTPAFEWYYQSGLSVVMPVGGQSSFYSDWYQPACGKLGCQTYKWETFLTSELPGWLQANKHVKPTGSGVVGLSMAASSALTLAVYHPEQFVYAGAMSGLLDPSQAMGPTLIGLAMGDAGGYKAADMWGPKGDPAWQRNDPLLNVGKLIANNTRLWVYCGNGKPSDLGGNNLPAKFLEGFVRTSNIKFQDAYIAGGGHNAVFNFPDSGTHSWEYWGEQLNAMKPDLQRTLGATPNTEPAHQGA from the coding sequence ATGAAGCTTGTGGACAGAGTTCGCGGCGCCGTCACGGGCATGCCGCGTCGACTCGTGGTCGGGGTCGTTGGTGCGGCCCTATTGTCTGGTCTGATCGGCGCCGTCGGTGGCGCGGCGACCGCGGGGGCATTTTCCCGGCCGGGCCTGCCGGTGGAGTACCTGCAGGTGCCGTCGCCGGCGATGGGCCGCAACATCAAGGTCCAGTTCCAAAGCGGCGGTGCTGACTCGCCGGCGCTGTACCTGCTGGACGGCCTGCGCGCGCAGGATGACTTCAGCGGCTGGGACATCAACACCCCGGCGTTCGAGTGGTACTACCAGTCGGGTCTGTCGGTGGTCATGCCGGTGGGCGGCCAGTCCAGCTTCTATTCCGACTGGTACCAGCCTGCCTGCGGCAAGCTCGGTTGCCAGACCTACAAGTGGGAGACCTTCCTGACCAGCGAGCTGCCCGGGTGGCTGCAGGCCAACAAGCATGTCAAGCCCACCGGCAGCGGCGTCGTCGGTCTTTCGATGGCCGCCTCCTCGGCGCTGACCCTGGCGGTCTACCACCCCGAACAGTTCGTCTACGCGGGAGCGATGTCGGGCCTGCTCGACCCGTCCCAGGCGATGGGACCCACGCTGATCGGCCTGGCGATGGGTGACGCCGGCGGTTACAAGGCCGCCGACATGTGGGGCCCGAAAGGCGACCCCGCGTGGCAGCGCAACGACCCGTTGTTGAACGTCGGGAAGCTGATCGCCAACAACACCCGCCTCTGGGTGTACTGCGGCAACGGCAAGCCGTCGGATCTGGGTGGCAACAATCTGCCCGCCAAGTTCCTCGAGGGTTTCGTGCGGACCAGCAACATCAAATTCCAGGATGCCTACATCGCCGGTGGCGGCCACAATGCCGTGTTCAACTTCCCGGACAGCGGTACGCACAGCTGGGAGTACTGGGGCGAGCAGCTCAACGCTATGAAGCCTGACCTGCAACGGACGCTGGGTGCCACGCCCAACACCGAGCCCGCCCACCAGGGCGCCTAG
- the fadD32 gene encoding long-chain-fatty-acid--AMP ligase FadD32, with the protein MAYHNPFIVNGKIRFPANTNLVRHVERWAKVRGDKLAYRFLDFSTERDGVARDILWSDFSARNRAVGARLQQVTQPGDRIAILCPQNLDYLISFFGALYSGRIAVPLFDPAEPGHVGRLHAVLDDCAPSTILTTTDSAEGVRKFIRARSAKERPRVIAVDAVPTEVAATWQQPEANEETVAYLQYTSGSTRTPTGVQITHLNLPTNVVQVLNALEGQEGDRGVSWLPFFHDMGLITVLLASVLGHSFTFMTPAAFVRRPGRWIRELARKPDDTGGTFSAAPNFAFEHAAMRGLPRDDEPPLDLSNVKGILNGSEPVSPASMRKFFEAFAPYGLKQTAVKPSYGLAEATLFVSTTPMDESPTVIHVDRDELNNQRFVEVAADAPNAVAQVSAGKVGVSEWAIIVDTETASELPDGQIGEIWLHGNNLGTGYWGKEDQTSETFKNILKSRISESHAEGAADDGLWVRTGDYGTYHKGHLYIAGRIKDLVIVDGRNHYPQDLEYTAQESTKALRVGYVAAFSVPANQLPRTVFEDPHAGLKFDAEDTSEQLVIVGERAAGTHKLDHQPIVDDIRAAIAVGHGVTVRDVLLVSAGTIPRTSSGKIGRRACRAAYLDGSLRSGVGSPTVFATSD; encoded by the coding sequence ATGGCGTACCACAACCCGTTCATCGTGAATGGCAAGATCAGGTTCCCGGCTAACACCAACCTGGTTCGTCACGTCGAGCGATGGGCGAAGGTTCGCGGCGACAAGCTGGCCTATCGGTTCCTGGACTTCTCCACCGAACGCGACGGTGTCGCGCGCGACATCCTGTGGTCGGACTTCAGCGCCCGCAACCGTGCCGTGGGAGCCCGCCTGCAGCAGGTCACCCAGCCGGGCGACCGCATCGCCATCCTGTGCCCGCAGAACCTGGACTACCTCATCTCCTTCTTCGGTGCCCTGTACTCCGGCCGGATCGCGGTGCCATTGTTCGACCCGGCCGAGCCGGGGCACGTCGGCCGCCTACACGCGGTGCTCGATGACTGCGCCCCATCGACGATCCTGACTACCACCGACTCCGCCGAAGGGGTGCGCAAGTTCATTCGCGCCCGCTCGGCCAAGGAGCGACCCCGCGTCATAGCGGTCGATGCGGTGCCCACCGAGGTCGCCGCCACCTGGCAGCAGCCCGAGGCCAACGAGGAAACCGTCGCTTACCTGCAATACACCTCGGGCTCCACCCGCACCCCGACGGGCGTGCAGATCACCCACCTGAACCTGCCCACCAATGTGGTGCAGGTGCTCAATGCGCTGGAGGGACAAGAAGGTGACCGCGGTGTCAGCTGGCTGCCGTTCTTCCACGACATGGGACTGATTACGGTGCTGCTCGCATCGGTGCTCGGCCACAGCTTCACCTTTATGACGCCCGCGGCGTTTGTGCGTCGGCCCGGTCGCTGGATCCGCGAACTCGCGCGCAAACCCGACGACACCGGGGGCACCTTCTCGGCCGCGCCGAACTTCGCGTTTGAACACGCCGCGATGCGCGGGCTGCCCCGAGACGATGAGCCGCCACTGGACCTGAGCAACGTCAAGGGCATCCTCAACGGCAGCGAGCCGGTGTCGCCGGCGTCGATGCGCAAGTTCTTCGAAGCGTTTGCGCCATACGGTTTGAAGCAGACCGCCGTCAAGCCGTCCTACGGGCTGGCCGAGGCCACGCTGTTCGTCTCGACTACCCCGATGGACGAGTCGCCCACCGTGATCCACGTGGACCGGGACGAGCTGAACAACCAGCGGTTCGTCGAGGTGGCCGCCGATGCCCCGAACGCGGTCGCCCAGGTCTCCGCGGGCAAGGTCGGGGTCAGCGAATGGGCGATCATCGTCGACACCGAGACGGCCAGCGAGCTGCCGGACGGGCAGATTGGCGAGATCTGGTTGCACGGCAACAACCTGGGTACCGGCTACTGGGGCAAAGAGGACCAGACCTCCGAAACCTTCAAGAACATCCTCAAGTCGCGGATCAGTGAGTCGCACGCCGAGGGTGCGGCCGACGACGGCCTGTGGGTGCGCACCGGCGACTACGGCACCTACCACAAGGGACACCTCTATATTGCGGGCCGGATCAAGGACCTGGTCATCGTCGACGGCCGCAACCACTACCCGCAGGACCTGGAATACACGGCGCAGGAATCGACCAAGGCGTTGCGCGTCGGATATGTCGCCGCGTTCTCGGTCCCGGCCAACCAGTTGCCCCGGACGGTGTTCGAGGACCCGCACGCCGGCCTGAAGTTCGACGCCGAGGACACCTCCGAGCAGCTGGTGATCGTCGGCGAGCGGGCCGCCGGTACGCACAAGCTCGATCACCAGCCCATCGTTGACGACATCCGCGCGGCCATCGCGGTCGGGCACGGGGTAACCGTGCGTGACGTGCTGCTGGTGTCGGCGGGCACGATTCCGCGAACCTCCAGCGGCAAGATCGGGCGCCGCGCCTGCCGGGCGGCCTACCTCGACGGCAGCCTGCGCAGTGGCGTGGGTTCCCCGACGGTCTTCGCCACTTCGGATTGA
- a CDS encoding decaprenyl-phosphate phosphoribosyltransferase, which yields MSEDVMTRSPANLVAGVAKAIRPRQWVKNVLVLAAPLAALGGGVRYDYVEVLSKVSVAFVVFSLAASAVYLVNDVRDVEADREHPTKRFRPIAAGVVPEWLAYALAAALGVAALAAAWMLTPNLALVMVIYIGIQLGYCFGLKHQAVMDICIVSSAYLLRAIAGGVAASIPLSKWFLLTMAFGSLFMVAGKRYAELQLAERTGAAIRKSLESYTSTYLRFVWTLSATAVVLCYGLWAFERDGYSGSWFAVSMIPFTIAILRYAVDVDGGLAGEPEDIALRDRVLQLLALAWIATVGAAVAFG from the coding sequence ATGAGTGAAGACGTGATGACCCGGTCTCCGGCGAACTTGGTGGCCGGGGTGGCCAAGGCGATCCGCCCGCGCCAGTGGGTGAAAAACGTGCTGGTGCTGGCCGCGCCGCTGGCGGCGTTGGGCGGTGGTGTCCGCTACGACTACGTCGAGGTGCTGAGCAAGGTATCGGTGGCCTTCGTGGTGTTCAGCCTGGCGGCGTCGGCGGTCTACCTGGTCAACGACGTGCGCGACGTCGAGGCCGACCGGGAACACCCCACCAAGAGGTTCCGCCCGATCGCGGCCGGTGTGGTGCCCGAGTGGCTCGCGTACGCGCTGGCGGCGGCGCTGGGGGTGGCTGCCCTGGCCGCTGCCTGGATGCTGACGCCCAACCTGGCGCTGGTGATGGTCATCTACATCGGCATTCAGCTGGGGTATTGCTTTGGCCTCAAGCACCAAGCGGTGATGGATATCTGCATCGTCTCGTCGGCGTATTTGCTCCGCGCCATCGCCGGGGGGGTGGCTGCCAGCATCCCGCTGTCCAAGTGGTTCTTGTTGACGATGGCATTCGGATCACTGTTCATGGTGGCCGGCAAGCGCTACGCCGAGCTGCAATTGGCCGAACGCACCGGCGCTGCGATCCGCAAGTCGCTGGAAAGCTACACCAGCACCTATCTGCGGTTTGTCTGGACATTGTCGGCCACCGCGGTGGTCTTGTGCTACGGGCTGTGGGCGTTCGAGCGCGACGGCTACAGCGGGTCCTGGTTTGCGGTGTCGATGATTCCGTTCACCATCGCGATCCTGCGTTACGCCGTGGACGTTGACGGCGGGCTGGCCGGCGAGCCGGAAGACATCGCGCTGCGGGACCGGGTTTTGCAACTGCTGGCGCTGGCGTGGATCGCAACAGTTGGGGCCGCTGTTGCCTTCGGCTAG
- a CDS encoding esterase family protein, protein MRGRSALLRVLCVAALSLGLGGIAVTAESTTKAAPYETLMVPSPAMGRDIPVAFLAGGPHAVYLLDAFNAGPDVSNWVTAGNAMNTLGGKGISVVAPAGGAFSMYTNWEQDGSKQWDTFLSAELPDWLAANKGLAPGGHAAVGAAQGGYGAMALAAFHPDRFGFAGSMSGFLYPSNTTTNGAIAAGMQQFGGVDTNGMWGAPQLGRWKWHDPYLHAGLLAQNNTRVWVWSPTTLGASDPAAMIGQAGEAMGNSKMFYTQYRSVGGHNGHFDFPAGGDNGWGSWAPQLGAMSGDIVGAIR, encoded by the coding sequence ATGAGGGGTCGGTCAGCGCTGCTACGGGTGCTCTGCGTTGCCGCACTGTCACTCGGTTTGGGCGGTATCGCGGTAACCGCAGAATCGACGACCAAGGCCGCGCCTTACGAAACCCTGATGGTGCCGTCGCCGGCGATGGGCCGGGACATTCCGGTGGCCTTCCTGGCCGGCGGGCCGCACGCGGTGTATCTGCTGGATGCCTTCAATGCCGGCCCGGATGTCAGCAACTGGGTCACCGCGGGTAACGCCATGAACACGTTGGGCGGCAAGGGGATCTCGGTGGTGGCGCCGGCCGGTGGCGCGTTCAGCATGTACACCAACTGGGAGCAGGATGGCAGCAAGCAATGGGACACCTTCCTGTCCGCCGAGCTGCCCGACTGGCTGGCCGCGAACAAGGGCCTGGCGCCCGGTGGTCATGCCGCGGTCGGCGCTGCCCAGGGTGGCTACGGGGCGATGGCGCTGGCCGCCTTCCACCCCGACCGGTTCGGCTTCGCCGGCTCGATGTCGGGCTTCCTGTACCCGTCTAACACCACCACCAACGGCGCGATCGCGGCGGGCATGCAGCAGTTCGGCGGTGTGGACACCAACGGAATGTGGGGAGCCCCACAGCTGGGCCGGTGGAAGTGGCACGACCCGTACCTGCACGCAGGTTTGCTGGCGCAGAACAACACCCGGGTATGGGTCTGGAGTCCGACCACCCTGGGAGCCAGTGACCCCGCCGCCATGATCGGCCAGGCCGGCGAGGCGATGGGTAACAGCAAGATGTTCTACACGCAATATCGCAGCGTCGGCGGGCACAACGGACACTTTGACTTCCCGGCCGGCGGTGACAACGGTTGGGGCTCGTGGGCGCCGCAGCTTGGCGCGATGTCGGGCGATATCGTCGGTGCGATCCGCTAG
- the aftB gene encoding terminal beta-(1->2)-arabinofuranosyltransferase, whose product MGPLLPSASPKLNILPVGVLPRRPVVGRVSRPVFPYEAMVRVSLWVSVALVAVLFGWGSWQRRWIADDGLIVLRTVRNLLAGNGAVFNQGERVEANTSTVWTYLLYAGGWVGGPMRLEYVALALALALSVLGVALLMLGAGRLYAPSLRGRRAIMLPAGALVYIAVAPARDFATSGLESGLVLAYLGLLWWMMVCWSQPQRVRPDSRAFLGVLAFVAGCSVLVRPELALIGGVALIMMLIAARTWRRRALIVAAGGFLPVAYQIFRMGYYGLLVPGTALAKDAAADKWSQGMIYLSNFNRPYALWVPFVLLVPLGLLLMTARRRPSFLRPVLAPDYGRVARAVQSPPAVVAFIIGSGVLQALYWIRQGGDFMHGRVLLAPLFCVLAPVAVIPVLLPDGKDFSRETGRWLVGAVSALWLGIAGWSLWAANSPGMGDDATHVTYSGIVDERRFYAQATGNAHPVTAADYLDYPRMAAVLAALNNTPEGALLLPSGNYNQWDLVPMIQPPPGTASGAKTAPKPQHTVFFTNLGMLGMNVGLDVRVIDQIGLANPLAAHTERLKHGRIGHDKNLFPDWVIADGPWVKWYPGIPGYIDQQWVAEAEAALQCPATQAVLNSVRAPMTLHRFLSNVLHSFEFTRYRIDRVPLYELVRCGLDVPDGPGPPPRE is encoded by the coding sequence TTGGGGCCGCTGTTGCCTTCGGCTAGCCCCAAGCTCAACATCCTCCCGGTCGGGGTGCTGCCCCGTCGGCCGGTGGTCGGGCGGGTCAGCCGGCCGGTGTTTCCCTATGAGGCCATGGTCCGGGTCAGCCTGTGGGTCAGCGTCGCGCTGGTCGCCGTGCTGTTCGGGTGGGGGAGCTGGCAACGGCGCTGGATCGCTGACGACGGGCTGATCGTGCTGCGCACGGTGCGTAATCTGTTGGCCGGCAACGGAGCGGTGTTCAATCAGGGCGAGCGAGTCGAAGCGAACACCTCGACAGTGTGGACATATCTGCTGTATGCGGGGGGCTGGGTCGGCGGGCCGATGCGCCTGGAGTACGTGGCCTTGGCCCTGGCCTTGGCGCTTTCCGTGCTGGGAGTGGCACTGCTCATGCTGGGGGCGGGCCGGTTGTACGCACCCAGCCTGCGGGGCCGCCGCGCGATCATGCTGCCCGCCGGGGCGCTGGTCTACATCGCGGTGGCACCGGCGCGCGACTTCGCCACGTCCGGCCTGGAGAGCGGGCTGGTGCTGGCCTATCTGGGGCTGTTGTGGTGGATGATGGTCTGCTGGTCGCAGCCGCAGCGGGTCCGCCCGGACAGCCGGGCGTTCCTCGGTGTGCTGGCCTTCGTCGCCGGATGCAGCGTCCTGGTCCGGCCCGAACTGGCGCTGATCGGCGGGGTGGCGTTGATCATGATGTTGATCGCCGCGCGGACCTGGCGGCGCCGCGCGCTGATCGTGGCCGCCGGCGGCTTTCTGCCGGTGGCCTACCAGATCTTCCGGATGGGCTACTACGGACTGTTGGTTCCGGGTACCGCGCTGGCCAAGGATGCCGCGGCGGACAAATGGTCACAAGGCATGATCTATCTGTCGAACTTCAACCGGCCGTACGCGCTCTGGGTGCCGTTCGTGCTGTTGGTGCCCCTCGGATTGCTGTTGATGACAGCGCGCCGCCGGCCGTCCTTCCTGCGTCCGGTGCTGGCACCCGACTACGGCCGGGTGGCCCGCGCGGTACAAAGCCCGCCCGCGGTGGTCGCCTTCATCATCGGCAGCGGGGTGCTGCAGGCGCTGTACTGGATTCGGCAAGGCGGCGACTTCATGCATGGCCGGGTATTGCTGGCGCCGTTGTTCTGTGTGCTCGCTCCAGTGGCGGTCATTCCCGTGTTGCTGCCCGACGGCAAGGACTTCTCGCGGGAGACCGGCCGCTGGCTGGTCGGCGCTGTCAGTGCGCTCTGGTTGGGGATCGCGGGTTGGTCGCTGTGGGCGGCAAATTCGCCGGGAATGGGTGACGACGCAACCCATGTCACCTACTCGGGCATAGTCGACGAACGCCGCTTCTACGCGCAGGCCACCGGGAACGCGCACCCGGTGACGGCCGCCGACTACCTCGACTACCCGCGAATGGCCGCCGTGCTGGCAGCGCTGAACAACACCCCGGAAGGGGCGTTGCTATTGCCATCTGGCAACTACAACCAGTGGGACCTTGTGCCGATGATCCAGCCGCCGCCGGGGACTGCCTCGGGAGCCAAGACGGCGCCAAAGCCACAGCACACGGTGTTCTTCACCAACTTGGGCATGCTGGGCATGAACGTCGGCCTCGATGTCCGGGTAATCGACCAGATCGGGCTGGCGAATCCGCTAGCCGCGCACACGGAGCGGTTGAAGCACGGGCGTATCGGCCATGACAAGAACCTGTTCCCGGACTGGGTGATCGCCGACGGCCCGTGGGTGAAGTGGTACCCGGGTATTCCTGGCTATATCGACCAGCAGTGGGTGGCGGAAGCCGAAGCGGCCCTGCAATGTCCGGCGACCCAGGCGGTGCTGAACTCGGTGCGCGCCCCGATGACCCTGCACCGATTCCTCTCCAACGTGCTGCATTCCTTTGAGTTCACCCGGTACCGCATCGACCGCGTTCCGCTCTACGAGCTGGTCCGGTGCGGGCTCGATGTGCCAGACGGGCCCGGTCCGCCACCGCGGGAGTAA
- a CDS encoding cutinase family protein, translated as MAKTARRNRHRILAWIAAGAMATVVALVIVAVVTMLRSPESPPSAVPSGVLPPGPTTSHPRKPRPAFQDASCPDVLLIAVPGTWESSPLQNPLNPVQFPKALLLNVTGPIAQQFARTRVQTYTVAYTAQFHNPLTTDNQMSYNDSRAEGTRAMVAAMTDMNNKCPLTSYVLVGFSQGAVIAGDVASDIGNGRGPVDEDLVLGVTLIADGRRQQGVGNQIPPSPPGEGAEITLHEVPVLSGLGLTMTGARPGGFGALNGRTNEICAQGDLICAAPQEAFSPANLPTTLNTLAGGAGQPIHAMYATPEFWNSDGEPATEWTLKWARQLVENAPHPKHG; from the coding sequence ATGGCCAAGACCGCCCGGCGTAATCGCCACCGAATCCTTGCCTGGATAGCGGCCGGCGCGATGGCGACCGTCGTGGCGCTGGTCATCGTGGCCGTGGTGACCATGCTGCGCAGCCCCGAATCGCCGCCCAGCGCGGTGCCGTCGGGCGTTTTGCCGCCGGGGCCCACCACGTCGCACCCGCGCAAGCCCCGGCCCGCCTTCCAGGACGCGTCCTGCCCCGACGTGTTGTTGATCGCGGTTCCCGGAACGTGGGAGTCATCGCCGCTGCAGAACCCACTGAATCCGGTGCAGTTTCCTAAGGCGTTGCTGCTCAACGTGACTGGGCCGATCGCCCAGCAATTCGCCCGCACCCGGGTGCAGACGTACACGGTTGCATACACGGCACAGTTCCACAATCCGCTGACCACGGACAATCAGATGTCCTACAACGACAGCCGGGCAGAAGGCACCCGCGCGATGGTGGCGGCCATGACCGACATGAATAACAAGTGCCCATTGACCAGCTACGTACTGGTCGGCTTTTCGCAGGGAGCGGTGATCGCTGGTGATGTCGCCAGCGATATCGGCAACGGCCGCGGACCCGTGGACGAGGACCTGGTTCTCGGTGTGACGTTGATCGCCGACGGCCGTCGTCAGCAGGGGGTGGGCAACCAGATTCCGCCCAGCCCGCCGGGCGAGGGCGCTGAGATCACCCTGCACGAAGTCCCGGTGCTGTCCGGGCTGGGCTTGACCATGACCGGCGCGCGGCCGGGCGGTTTCGGCGCACTCAACGGCCGGACCAACGAGATCTGCGCCCAGGGTGACCTGATTTGCGCCGCCCCGCAGGAAGCGTTCAGTCCAGCCAACCTGCCGACCACGCTGAACACCCTGGCCGGCGGCGCCGGCCAGCCGATCCATGCGATGTATGCGACCCCCGAGTTCTGGAATTCGGACGGAGAACCCGCGACCGAATGGACGTTGAAGTGGGCGCGTCAGCTTGTCGAGAACGCGCCGCATCCCAAGCATGGGTGA
- a CDS encoding glycosyltransferase — MTAVSLLARIILPRPGEPLDVRKLYLEESTTNARRAHAPTRTSLQIGAESEVSFATYFNAFPASYWRRWTTCKSVVLHVEVTGAGRVDVYRSKATGARIFVEGRDFTGAEDQPVTVEIEVVLQPFEDGGWVWFDITTDTAVTLHRGGWYATSPAPGTANIAVGIPTFNRPGDCVNALRDLTADPLVDQVIGAVIVPDQGMRKVRDHPDFAAATAPLGNRLSIHDQPNLGGSGGYSRVMYEALKNTDCQQILFMDDDIRIEPDSILRVLAMHRFAKAPMLVGGQMLNLQEPSHLHIMGEVVDRSNFMWTAAPHAEYDHDFAEYPLNDNEKRSKLLHRRIDVDYNGWWTCMIPRQVAEELGQPLPLFIKWDDADYGLRAAEHGYPTVTLPGAAVWHMAWSDKDDAIDWQAYFHLRNRLVVAAMHWDGDAAGLVRSHLKATLKHLACLEYSTVAIQNRAIDDFLAGPEHIFSILESALPEVHRIRKNYPDAVVLPAASELPPPLHKNRAMKPPVNPLVIGYRLARGIVHNLTPANPEHHHRPEFNVPTQDARWFLLCTVDGATVTTADGGGVVYRQRDRARMFALLWQSLRRQRQLMKRFDEMRRMYRDALPVLSSKQKWEMALSPATSPASGYPQPAAGPAAKQESEHA; from the coding sequence ATGACCGCGGTGAGCCTGCTTGCCCGGATAATCCTGCCGCGCCCGGGTGAACCCCTCGACGTGCGCAAGCTTTACCTCGAGGAGTCGACGACCAATGCTCGGCGCGCGCACGCGCCCACCCGCACCTCGCTGCAGATCGGCGCGGAGTCCGAGGTGTCGTTCGCCACCTATTTCAATGCGTTCCCGGCCAGCTATTGGCGACGCTGGACGACCTGCAAATCGGTGGTGTTGCACGTCGAGGTGACCGGCGCCGGGCGGGTAGACGTCTACCGGAGCAAGGCCACCGGTGCCCGGATCTTCGTCGAGGGCCGCGACTTCACCGGCGCCGAGGATCAGCCAGTTACCGTCGAGATCGAAGTGGTGCTGCAGCCATTCGAAGATGGCGGCTGGGTCTGGTTCGACATCACCACCGACACGGCGGTCACCCTGCATCGCGGCGGCTGGTACGCCACCAGCCCCGCTCCGGGGACGGCCAACATTGCGGTCGGCATCCCGACCTTCAACCGCCCCGGAGACTGCGTCAACGCGCTGCGAGATCTCACCGCCGACCCGCTGGTTGACCAGGTGATCGGCGCGGTGATCGTGCCCGATCAGGGCATGCGCAAGGTCCGCGACCATCCCGACTTCGCCGCTGCGACGGCCCCGCTGGGCAATCGGCTCTCCATCCACGACCAGCCCAACCTGGGCGGTTCCGGGGGCTACAGCCGGGTGATGTACGAGGCACTGAAGAACACCGACTGCCAGCAGATCCTGTTCATGGACGACGACATCCGCATCGAGCCGGATTCGATTCTGCGGGTGCTGGCCATGCACCGCTTCGCCAAGGCCCCGATGCTGGTGGGCGGCCAGATGCTCAACCTGCAGGAGCCGTCGCACCTGCACATCATGGGCGAAGTGGTCGATCGGTCCAACTTCATGTGGACCGCTGCACCGCATGCCGAGTACGACCACGACTTTGCCGAATATCCGTTGAACGACAACGAGAAGCGAAGCAAGCTGCTGCACCGGCGCATTGATGTCGACTACAACGGCTGGTGGACGTGCATGATCCCGCGGCAGGTCGCCGAAGAGTTGGGACAGCCATTGCCGCTGTTCATCAAGTGGGACGACGCCGATTACGGCTTGCGGGCCGCCGAGCACGGCTATCCGACCGTCACGCTGCCTGGCGCGGCGGTTTGGCACATGGCCTGGAGCGACAAGGACGACGCCATCGACTGGCAGGCATACTTCCATCTGCGCAACCGGCTGGTGGTCGCGGCGATGCACTGGGACGGTGACGCCGCCGGCCTGGTCCGCAGCCACCTCAAGGCAACCCTGAAACACCTTGCCTGCCTGGAATATTCAACGGTGGCGATCCAGAACAGGGCCATCGACGACTTCCTCGCCGGCCCTGAGCACATCTTTTCGATCCTGGAATCGGCGCTGCCGGAGGTGCACCGCATTCGCAAAAACTACCCGGACGCGGTGGTGCTGCCGGCGGCCAGTGAGCTGCCCCCGCCGTTGCACAAGAACCGGGCGATGAAGCCGCCGGTGAACCCGTTGGTCATCGGCTACCGGCTGGCCCGCGGGATCGTGCACAACCTCACCCCTGCTAACCCCGAACACCACCACCGCCCGGAGTTCAACGTTCCGACCCAGGATGCGCGCTGGTTCCTGCTGTGCACCGTCGACGGGGCCACCGTCACGACCGCCGATGGAGGCGGCGTGGTCTACCGGCAGCGCGATCGGGCCAGGATGTTCGCGTTGCTGTGGCAGTCGCTGCGCCGTCAGCGCCAGTTGATGAAACGGTTCGACGAGATGCGCAGGATGTATCGCGACGCGTTGCCGGTGCTGTCCAGCAAGCAGAAGTGGGAGATGGCCCTGTCGCCCGCAACGTCGCCGGCAAGCGGCTACCCCCAGCCCGCAGCAGGCCCGGCAGCAAAACAAGAGTCAGAGCATGCTTGA